From the genome of Novosphingobium sp. TH158, one region includes:
- a CDS encoding MucR family transcriptional regulator encodes METPAYDMKETLITLTSDIVAAHVSNNNVSTEEVTSLISNVYSALANLGAPAAPVVEAPKPAVSARASVKPGKVVCMDCGMELQMLKRHLMTHHGMTVEEYRAKWGLSADHPIVAPNYAERRRELAKKIGLGRKPGTKMPKKAAPAGDGTPAKRGRPKKVS; translated from the coding sequence ATGGAAACCCCTGCGTACGACATGAAAGAAACCCTGATTACATTGACATCGGACATCGTCGCGGCCCATGTCAGTAATAATAACGTCTCGACCGAAGAAGTTACTTCGCTGATTTCGAACGTTTATTCCGCGCTCGCCAATCTTGGTGCTCCCGCCGCCCCGGTGGTTGAAGCCCCCAAGCCTGCAGTTTCCGCCCGCGCCTCGGTCAAGCCGGGCAAGGTGGTGTGCATGGACTGCGGCATGGAGCTGCAGATGCTCAAGCGCCACCTGATGACTCACCACGGCATGACGGTTGAAGAATACCGCGCCAAGTGGGGCCTTTCCGCCGACCACCCCATCGTTGCGCCGAACTATGCCGAACGCCGTCGCGAACTGGCCAAGAAGATTGGCCTTGGCCGCAAGCCGGGCACCAAGATGCCGAAAAAGGCTGCTCCCGCCGGAGACGGAACCCCCGCCAAGCGCGGCCGGCCCAAGAAGGTCTCGTAA
- a CDS encoding malonic semialdehyde reductase translates to MNAPLGEAALDQLFRTARTYNGYLDRPVRHEQIEAIWDLMKFGPTSANSLPARMVWCTSAEAKERLAACASGTNGDKIRQAPVSVIIGMDVDFHQALPELFPHASAMKDVFGKVPAAAREAMALRNSSLQGAYFIMAARALGLDTGPMSGFDNAAVDAAFFADSPSVKSNFISTLGYGDPATIFDRSPRPDFAHFNTFA, encoded by the coding sequence ATGAACGCTCCGCTTGGCGAGGCCGCACTCGACCAGCTGTTTCGCACCGCGCGCACATACAACGGCTATCTCGACCGCCCCGTCCGCCACGAGCAGATCGAGGCGATCTGGGACCTGATGAAGTTTGGCCCGACTTCCGCCAACTCGCTCCCGGCCCGCATGGTTTGGTGCACAAGCGCGGAAGCGAAGGAAAGGCTGGCCGCCTGCGCCAGCGGCACGAACGGCGACAAGATTCGCCAGGCACCGGTTTCGGTGATCATCGGCATGGATGTCGATTTTCATCAGGCCCTGCCCGAACTGTTCCCCCATGCCTCCGCAATGAAGGACGTGTTCGGCAAGGTCCCCGCGGCTGCTCGTGAGGCCATGGCACTGCGCAATTCTTCGCTACAGGGCGCCTATTTCATCATGGCGGCCCGCGCGCTCGGGCTGGATACGGGGCCAATGTCGGGCTTTGACAATGCCGCGGTCGATGCCGCCTTCTTTGCCGACAGCCCCAGCGTGAAGTCCAACTTCATCTCGACCCTGGGCTATGGCGATCCCGCCACGATCTTCGACCGTTCGCCGCGGCCCGATTTCGCCCACTTCAACACCTTCGCCTGA
- a CDS encoding 1-acyl-sn-glycerol-3-phosphate acyltransferase, with protein sequence MTALAQAPRRRFGPFGLIRIVIRIMAMLGLLLACLPPYYLFALLRLHNPWPRLFLAGIGWIAGVNLRVIGERPRGGAFLISNHVSWIDIPAIARATGSAFVGHDGLASTPLLKHLCAMNDTVFIARHDRASVHRQVEDVRRAIRDTGALTIFPEGTTSDGTGLLPFKSSLLSALEPVPDGVSVIPVLLDFGREAADIAWVGDEHGVDNFLRILARRRPVQLTVHFLPPLAGEAVKDRKAMASAAREALLAAMN encoded by the coding sequence ATGACGGCGCTGGCGCAGGCTCCGCGCCGCCGTTTCGGTCCTTTCGGGCTGATCCGGATCGTCATCCGCATCATGGCCATGCTGGGCCTGCTGCTGGCTTGCCTGCCGCCCTATTACCTGTTCGCCCTGCTGCGCCTGCACAATCCCTGGCCACGCCTGTTCCTGGCCGGGATAGGCTGGATCGCCGGGGTAAATCTGCGGGTAATCGGCGAAAGGCCGCGGGGCGGCGCCTTCCTGATTTCCAATCACGTCAGCTGGATCGACATTCCCGCCATCGCCCGGGCCACGGGCAGTGCCTTTGTCGGCCACGATGGCCTCGCCTCCACGCCGCTGCTCAAGCATCTCTGCGCGATGAATGACACCGTGTTCATCGCCCGGCATGACCGCGCCAGCGTGCACCGGCAGGTGGAGGACGTGCGCCGCGCCATCCGCGACACCGGCGCGCTGACGATCTTCCCCGAAGGCACGACGAGCGACGGCACCGGCCTGCTGCCGTTCAAAAGCTCGCTGCTATCCGCGCTCGAGCCGGTGCCCGATGGCGTCAGCGTCATCCCCGTCCTGCTCGATTTCGGGCGCGAGGCGGCGGATATCGCCTGGGTTGGCGACGAGCACGGCGTTGACAATTTCCTGCGAATCCTCGCACGCCGCCGCCCGGTGCAGCTGACGGTCCATTTCCTGCCGCCGCTTGCCGGTGAGGCGGTGAAGGACCGCAAGGCGATGGCAAGCGCCGCCCGCGAAGCGCTGCTCGCCGCTATGAACTGA
- a CDS encoding class II 3-deoxy-7-phosphoheptulonate synthase — translation MASNWNPESWKSAEARHLPAYGDAEELARVEKTLTSFPPLVFAGEARALKADLAEVAAGRGFLLQGGDCAESFAEFHPDNIRDTFRVLLQMAVVMTFASKQPVVKVGRMAGQFAKPRSAPTETVNGVEMPSYFGDIINGIEPNPQDRVNDPQRMVQAYSQSAATLNLLRAFSNGGYANLRQVHKWTLDFMGRSPWAQKFAEVSDRIGEALDFMEACGIDPQTVPQLQGTSFYTSHEALLLPYEQALTRRDSLTGDWYDCSAHMLWIGDRTRFDNSAHVEFLRGVGNPIGMKCGPSLEPDALLRMLDTLNPSREAGRITLISRFGHDKVEAGLPALVRAVKREGHSVVWSCDPMHGNVIKSATGYKTRPFDRILAEVRGFFAVHRAEGTHAGGIHIEMTGQNVTECTGGAMGITDEALADRYHTHCDPRLNAAQSLELAFLIAEMLNLEAQDRAKQAA, via the coding sequence GTGGCAAGTAACTGGAACCCGGAGAGCTGGAAGTCGGCAGAAGCGCGGCACCTGCCCGCCTATGGCGATGCAGAGGAACTGGCGCGCGTCGAAAAGACGCTGACGAGCTTTCCGCCGCTGGTCTTTGCCGGTGAAGCGCGCGCGCTGAAGGCCGATCTGGCCGAAGTTGCTGCGGGCAGGGGCTTCCTGCTGCAGGGCGGCGACTGCGCCGAAAGCTTTGCCGAATTCCACCCGGACAACATTCGCGACACCTTCCGCGTGCTGCTGCAGATGGCGGTCGTCATGACCTTCGCCAGCAAGCAGCCGGTGGTGAAGGTTGGCCGCATGGCCGGCCAGTTCGCCAAGCCGCGCTCTGCCCCGACCGAGACGGTTAATGGCGTTGAAATGCCGAGCTATTTCGGTGACATCATCAACGGCATCGAGCCCAACCCGCAGGACCGCGTGAACGATCCGCAGCGCATGGTGCAGGCCTACAGCCAGTCGGCCGCGACGCTGAACCTGCTGCGCGCCTTCAGCAACGGCGGCTATGCCAACCTGCGCCAGGTCCACAAGTGGACGCTCGATTTCATGGGCCGCAGCCCCTGGGCGCAGAAGTTCGCCGAGGTTTCCGACCGCATCGGCGAGGCGCTGGACTTCATGGAGGCTTGCGGCATCGACCCGCAGACCGTGCCGCAGCTTCAGGGCACCAGCTTCTACACCAGCCACGAAGCGCTTCTGCTGCCTTACGAGCAGGCGCTGACCCGCCGCGATTCGCTGACCGGCGACTGGTACGATTGTTCCGCCCACATGCTGTGGATCGGCGATCGCACGCGCTTCGACAATTCGGCGCATGTCGAATTCCTGCGTGGGGTGGGCAACCCCATCGGCATGAAGTGCGGCCCGAGCCTTGAGCCCGACGCGCTGCTGCGCATGCTCGATACGCTGAACCCGTCGCGCGAGGCTGGCCGGATCACCCTGATCAGCCGCTTCGGCCATGACAAGGTGGAAGCGGGCCTGCCCGCACTGGTCCGCGCAGTGAAGCGCGAGGGCCACTCCGTCGTCTGGTCGTGCGACCCGATGCACGGCAACGTGATCAAGAGCGCCACGGGCTACAAGACCCGTCCGTTCGACCGCATCCTGGCCGAAGTGCGCGGCTTCTTTGCCGTGCACCGCGCCGAAGGTACGCATGCCGGCGGCATCCACATCGAGATGACCGGCCAGAACGTTACCGAGTGCACCGGCGGCGCCATGGGCATCACCGACGAGGCGCTGGCCGATCGCTATCACACGCATTGCGACCCGCGCCTCAACGCGGCGCAGTCGCTTGAGCTGGCCTTCCTCATTGCCGAGATGCTCAACCTCGAGGCGCAGGACCGGGCCAAGCAGGCCGCTTGA
- a CDS encoding rhodanese-related sulfurtransferase, translating to MAESNLPVCVAALYHFARHEDFAARREPLLALCREQGIRGTLLLAREGINGTIAGSEDGVAEVLRHVRAWPGFEGLGAKFSHALDLPFLRMKVRLKQEIVTMGEPDIDPLQGVGHYVDPQEWNALISDPGTIVIDTRNDYEVGIGTFAGAIDPKTRTFRDFPAWFRAERERLLGTGEAPPKVAMFCTGGIRCEKSTAFLKAEGIDEVYHLKGGILKYLEEVPETESLWQGECFVFDERVSVGHGLIPGAYGLCRACRRPLAEADKASPLFEEGVSCPSCHDERDEAQRARYRERYRQEQIAAARGTSHVGNSANSSVSS from the coding sequence ATGGCCGAATCGAACCTGCCCGTCTGCGTTGCTGCGCTTTACCACTTCGCCCGGCACGAGGATTTCGCCGCGCGGCGCGAACCGCTGCTGGCCTTGTGCCGCGAACAGGGCATCCGGGGGACGCTGCTGCTGGCGCGCGAAGGGATCAATGGCACGATTGCCGGAAGTGAGGACGGGGTGGCCGAGGTGCTGCGCCATGTGCGCGCCTGGCCGGGGTTCGAGGGGCTTGGGGCGAAGTTCTCCCACGCGCTGGACCTGCCTTTCCTGCGCATGAAGGTGCGCCTGAAGCAGGAAATCGTGACAATGGGTGAGCCGGATATCGATCCGCTCCAGGGCGTTGGCCATTATGTCGACCCGCAGGAATGGAACGCGCTGATCTCCGATCCCGGCACCATCGTCATCGATACCCGCAACGACTATGAGGTGGGCATCGGCACCTTTGCCGGAGCGATCGATCCGAAGACCCGCACCTTTCGCGATTTTCCCGCGTGGTTCCGTGCCGAGCGGGAAAGGCTGCTGGGCACGGGCGAGGCACCGCCGAAGGTGGCCATGTTCTGCACCGGCGGCATCCGCTGCGAGAAATCGACTGCCTTCCTCAAGGCCGAGGGAATAGACGAGGTCTACCACCTGAAAGGCGGCATCCTGAAATACCTTGAAGAGGTGCCGGAAACCGAGAGCCTGTGGCAGGGCGAATGCTTTGTCTTCGATGAGCGCGTCTCGGTCGGCCACGGGCTTATCCCCGGGGCTTACGGCCTGTGTCGTGCCTGCCGCCGCCCGCTTGCCGAGGCAGACAAGGCATCGCCGCTGTTCGAGGAAGGCGTAAGCTGCCCTTCCTGCCACGACGAACGCGACGAGGCGCAGCGTGCCCGCTATCGCGAACGTTACCGGCAGGAACAGATTGCCGCCGCGCGCGGCACCAGCCACGTCGGCAATTCGGCGAACAGCTCGGTCAGTTCATAG
- a CDS encoding pitrilysin family protein gives MNARFRALALCVALVPSVLSGTLAAQETAVAAPAAAKADTGPWLYRGSDIPQDKEWVFGELPNGLRYAVRKNGVPPGQVSIRVRVDAGSLNEADSERGYAHFIEHLVFRQSKYIGEAQAIPTWQRLGATFGSDTNAETTPVATTYKLDLPNASASGLDETFKLLSGMMIHPTLSDANIKAELPIVLAEKRERGGAAGRVDEAMRQAIYAGQPLANRAPIGTEATLSSATRDSVRAFHKRWYRPENTVVIVAGDRAPEVFAELIAKWFSDWPVTGPTTPAPSFGDPVAPADATKADLAPVGEVKVVVEPDLPRVFTWATLRPWRPVTDNIAYNQGLMTDALGLAIINRRLEARARAGGSYLAAQVNQQDVSRSVDGTFVVVTPLGADWQTAVKDVRGVIADALASPPTQEEIDREVAEMRIAFTSSAEQRELLSGSKVADDIVQALDIRETVADPVAVLDIFERTVKLFTPEAVLRHTRAQFEGTVTRGVYVTPGADEASEGALRTALSSPVAADGGSRLAYKQIKFSDLPAIGKPGKPVPVATGLSGIEQVNFANGVKAIVWPSTDEPGRVTVKVRFGAGYRAFRPEDAAYAALGDMALVSSGVSVLGQEDLDRVSTGRKMGFDFGIDDADFTFSASTRRDDLADQLYLLAAKLAMPRWDAQPVQRAKAALKIQYEAYASSPQGVLERDLKWLERDRDPRYKAPTPAEVDKATPERFKEIWSSILASGPVEVQVFGDIDRDETVAALSRTFGALKPRKPLAPAVAGAGLRVPAGGGAPIVLSHHGEANQAAAMVYWPTGAGFAGIREGRQLRILSEVFSNRLLDRMREKLGASYSPQVYSTWPVELNAGGTILALAQIEPKDVATFYAAADEIAADLVARPPSADELERVTEPLRQQITRAATGSAYLMYHLEGATQKPELYEALRTLMSDSTNTTPEAMQQLAAKYLLKDRSWRLAVLPKGQSVVAGGAVLSTTR, from the coding sequence ATGAACGCTCGCTTCCGCGCCCTGGCGCTTTGTGTCGCCCTGGTCCCTTCCGTCCTTTCCGGCACCCTTGCGGCGCAGGAAACGGCAGTTGCGGCACCCGCAGCCGCCAAGGCTGATACGGGCCCGTGGCTCTATCGGGGCAGCGACATTCCGCAGGACAAGGAATGGGTGTTCGGCGAACTGCCCAACGGCCTGCGCTATGCCGTCCGCAAGAATGGCGTGCCGCCGGGGCAGGTCTCGATCCGCGTGCGCGTCGATGCCGGATCGCTGAACGAGGCGGATAGCGAACGCGGCTATGCTCACTTCATCGAGCACCTGGTGTTCCGCCAGTCGAAATATATCGGTGAAGCGCAGGCAATTCCCACCTGGCAGCGCCTTGGCGCGACGTTCGGTTCGGATACCAATGCCGAGACCACGCCGGTTGCCACCACTTACAAGCTGGACCTGCCGAATGCCTCGGCCAGCGGGCTGGACGAGACGTTCAAGCTGCTTTCGGGGATGATGATCCACCCGACGCTGAGCGATGCCAATATCAAGGCGGAACTGCCCATCGTGCTGGCCGAAAAGCGCGAGCGGGGCGGCGCCGCTGGGCGGGTGGACGAGGCGATGCGGCAGGCGATCTACGCCGGCCAGCCGCTGGCCAATCGCGCGCCCATCGGCACCGAGGCGACGCTCAGCTCCGCCACGCGGGATTCGGTCCGTGCCTTCCACAAGCGCTGGTACCGGCCGGAAAACACCGTGGTCATCGTTGCGGGCGATCGTGCGCCGGAAGTCTTTGCCGAACTGATCGCCAAGTGGTTTTCCGACTGGCCGGTGACCGGCCCGACGACGCCAGCGCCCAGTTTCGGCGATCCGGTGGCCCCTGCGGATGCGACCAAGGCCGATCTTGCCCCGGTGGGCGAAGTGAAGGTCGTCGTCGAGCCGGACCTGCCGCGCGTCTTCACCTGGGCCACACTGCGTCCCTGGCGCCCGGTGACGGACAACATCGCCTACAACCAGGGCCTGATGACCGATGCTCTCGGGCTGGCGATCATCAACCGCCGGCTGGAAGCGCGCGCCCGTGCGGGCGGCAGCTACCTTGCCGCGCAGGTCAACCAGCAGGATGTCTCGCGATCGGTCGACGGGACTTTCGTTGTTGTCACTCCGCTCGGCGCGGACTGGCAGACAGCGGTCAAGGACGTGCGCGGGGTGATTGCCGATGCGCTGGCCAGTCCGCCGACGCAGGAAGAGATTGACCGCGAAGTGGCGGAAATGCGGATCGCCTTCACCTCCAGCGCCGAACAGCGTGAACTGCTGTCCGGATCGAAGGTGGCGGACGACATTGTCCAGGCGCTCGACATCCGCGAAACGGTGGCTGATCCCGTCGCCGTGCTCGACATTTTCGAACGCACCGTGAAGCTGTTCACGCCAGAGGCCGTGCTGCGCCACACCCGAGCGCAGTTCGAAGGCACGGTAACGCGAGGCGTCTATGTTACCCCCGGGGCTGACGAGGCGAGCGAGGGTGCCTTGCGTACGGCGCTTTCCAGCCCCGTGGCTGCCGATGGCGGATCGCGGCTGGCCTACAAGCAGATCAAGTTTTCCGACCTGCCGGCGATCGGCAAGCCGGGCAAGCCGGTACCGGTTGCCACAGGGCTTTCGGGCATCGAGCAGGTGAACTTCGCCAACGGGGTGAAGGCCATTGTCTGGCCGAGCACCGATGAGCCCGGCCGGGTTACGGTCAAGGTCCGCTTCGGTGCGGGTTATCGCGCCTTCCGCCCGGAAGATGCCGCCTATGCCGCCCTGGGCGACATGGCGCTGGTCAGCTCGGGCGTGTCGGTGCTGGGGCAGGAGGATCTCGACCGGGTATCGACCGGGCGCAAGATGGGCTTCGACTTCGGGATCGACGATGCCGACTTCACCTTCTCCGCCAGCACCCGCCGCGATGACCTGGCCGACCAGCTCTATCTCCTCGCCGCAAAGCTGGCCATGCCGCGCTGGGATGCGCAGCCGGTGCAACGCGCCAAGGCGGCGCTGAAGATACAGTATGAAGCCTATGCCAGCTCGCCGCAGGGCGTGCTCGAACGCGATCTCAAGTGGCTCGAGCGCGATCGCGACCCCCGCTACAAGGCCCCGACCCCGGCAGAGGTGGACAAGGCAACGCCCGAACGGTTCAAGGAAATCTGGTCGTCGATCCTCGCATCCGGTCCGGTCGAAGTGCAGGTATTCGGCGATATCGACCGCGACGAGACGGTTGCCGCGCTGTCGCGCACTTTCGGCGCCCTCAAGCCGCGCAAGCCGCTCGCGCCTGCCGTGGCAGGGGCGGGGCTGCGCGTGCCGGCGGGCGGCGGGGCGCCGATCGTGCTCAGCCACCATGGCGAGGCGAACCAGGCCGCCGCCATGGTCTATTGGCCGACCGGGGCGGGCTTTGCCGGCATCCGCGAAGGCCGCCAGCTGCGGATCCTGTCCGAGGTGTTCTCCAACCGCCTGCTCGATCGCATGCGCGAGAAGCTGGGGGCGAGCTACTCGCCGCAGGTTTATTCGACCTGGCCGGTGGAGCTGAACGCCGGCGGCACGATCCTGGCGCTGGCGCAGATCGAGCCCAAGGACGTGGCGACCTTCTATGCCGCCGCCGACGAGATTGCCGCGGACCTTGTTGCCCGTCCGCCCAGCGCCGACGAACTGGAGCGCGTAACCGAGCCGCTGCGCCAGCAGATCACCCGTGCGGCGACCGGTTCTGCCTACCTCATGTACCATCTGGAGGGCGCGACCCAGAAGCCCGAGCTTTACGAGGCGCTGCGCACTCTGATGTCGGATTCCACGAACACCACGCCCGAAGCCATGCAGCAGCTTGCAGCAAAGTATTTGCTCAAGGACCGGTCGTGGCGGCTGGCCGTTCTGCCCAAGGGGCAGAGCGTGGTTGCCGGCGGGGCGGTGCTCTCGACCACGCGATAG
- a CDS encoding GNAT family N-acetyltransferase: MIDDLDRIMAVMQAAFDPLYGEAWTRRQVEDALLVGNCHYLLAGIDGEEPEPGAPAAGFSLSRHGFGEEELLLFAVQPEHRGKGIGSRLLRRFAETARRRGATRLLLEMRRGNPAERLYRAHGFEPIGERPKYYRQSNGERIDAITFSCNCE; the protein is encoded by the coding sequence GTGATCGACGATCTCGACCGGATCATGGCCGTGATGCAGGCCGCCTTCGACCCTCTGTATGGCGAGGCATGGACCCGTCGCCAGGTAGAAGACGCACTGCTGGTAGGCAATTGTCACTATCTTCTGGCCGGTATTGACGGCGAAGAACCCGAACCCGGCGCGCCCGCAGCGGGCTTTTCACTATCGCGCCATGGTTTCGGCGAAGAAGAACTTCTGCTTTTTGCCGTACAGCCGGAACATAGAGGCAAGGGAATTGGTTCCCGCCTGCTGCGCCGATTTGCCGAGACCGCGCGACGCCGGGGGGCGACGCGACTGCTGCTTGAAATGCGACGCGGCAACCCTGCGGAACGTCTTTACCGGGCGCACGGCTTTGAACCAATCGGCGAAAGGCCCAAGTATTACCGGCAAAGCAATGGCGAAAGAATCGATGCGATAACTTTTTCGTGCAACTGCGAATAG
- a CDS encoding FKBP-type peptidyl-prolyl cis-trans isomerase, which yields MKILTAALLAIPALVSSQAGLAQAASQIIPLPLNPVIETAKRTCSAKTPSGLGYTTLRPATAAKPGDGDAVLINYIGYLAANGEVFDQGTGTPMQVSEVIPGFAEGLKLTAKGAITRVCIPSTLGYGASGTGPIPANADLVFQVEVLDFKSMAEIQEMQKKADDAAAAAAAAGTSGSATGK from the coding sequence ATGAAAATCCTTACAGCCGCGCTGCTCGCCATTCCCGCCCTCGTCTCTTCGCAGGCCGGTCTTGCACAGGCCGCATCGCAGATCATCCCGCTGCCGCTCAATCCCGTGATCGAAACGGCAAAGCGCACCTGTTCCGCAAAGACACCTTCCGGGCTGGGCTATACCACCCTGCGTCCGGCGACTGCGGCCAAGCCCGGTGACGGTGATGCCGTGCTGATCAACTACATCGGCTATCTGGCCGCCAATGGCGAGGTTTTCGATCAGGGCACCGGCACGCCGATGCAGGTCAGCGAAGTGATCCCCGGCTTCGCCGAAGGCCTCAAGCTGACTGCCAAGGGCGCGATCACGCGGGTCTGCATCCCTTCTACGCTGGGCTATGGCGCAAGCGGCACGGGGCCGATCCCGGCCAATGCCGATCTGGTTTTCCAGGTGGAAGTGCTCGATTTCAAGTCGATGGCGGAAATCCAGGAAATGCAGAAGAAGGCCGATGATGCAGCAGCCGCTGCTGCGGCGGCCGGAACAAGTGGATCCGCGACGGGCAAATAG
- the tsaB gene encoding tRNA (adenosine(37)-N6)-threonylcarbamoyltransferase complex dimerization subunit type 1 TsaB, which yields MRTLVIDSATEACSVALFEGGTLLAGDFRVLGRGHAEALVPMIAALPARGQAQRIAVSLGPGSFTGLRVGLAAARALALAWGAELVGYPTLALIAAQVIAERNGDGVTVCMTGGHGEWFVQDFGADAAALGDLASLAPDQAAARAGRALVAGTQAEALVRLRGSGEAIAALPDARRFALLPSQAITPDTALIYGRPPDARLPEAAR from the coding sequence ATGCGGACCCTGGTGATCGACAGCGCGACAGAGGCCTGCTCGGTAGCATTGTTCGAGGGCGGGACCCTGCTCGCAGGCGACTTCCGGGTGCTCGGGCGCGGCCATGCCGAAGCGCTGGTGCCGATGATCGCGGCGCTCCCCGCCAGGGGGCAGGCACAGCGGATTGCCGTCTCGCTCGGCCCCGGCAGCTTTACCGGTCTCCGGGTCGGCCTTGCGGCTGCCCGCGCGCTGGCGCTGGCCTGGGGCGCGGAACTGGTCGGCTATCCCACCCTCGCCCTGATCGCCGCGCAGGTCATCGCCGAACGGAATGGCGATGGCGTGACGGTTTGCATGACCGGCGGGCACGGCGAATGGTTCGTGCAGGATTTCGGCGCGGACGCCGCAGCCCTTGGCGACCTTGCCTCGCTGGCACCGGACCAGGCAGCAGCACGGGCTGGCCGCGCGCTGGTTGCCGGCACCCAGGCCGAGGCGCTGGTGCGCCTGCGCGGTTCAGGCGAAGCGATCGCTGCCCTGCCCGATGCCCGCCGCTTTGCGCTGTTGCCATCGCAGGCCATCACCCCGGACACAGCGCTGATCTATGGCCGTCCGCCCGATGCGCGCCTGCCGGAAGCCGCGCGGTGA
- a CDS encoding Fur family transcriptional regulator yields MHQAIDIEALCAERGLRITEQRRVIARVLSDSTDHPDVDKLHERAVAIDPGISIATVYRTVRLFEEAGILDRHDFGDGRARYEAAPEAHHDHMIDVETGTVIEFVDPELEALQRQIAERLGYRLVDHRMELFGVKLVRNTPGGGSGES; encoded by the coding sequence GTGCACCAGGCAATCGACATCGAGGCTCTCTGCGCCGAACGCGGGCTGCGCATTACCGAGCAGCGCCGGGTGATTGCGCGCGTGCTGTCGGACAGCACGGATCATCCCGATGTCGACAAACTGCACGAACGCGCCGTTGCCATCGATCCGGGCATTTCGATCGCCACGGTCTATCGCACCGTGCGCCTGTTCGAAGAGGCCGGGATTCTCGACCGCCACGATTTCGGCGATGGCCGCGCCCGCTATGAAGCGGCTCCCGAGGCGCACCACGATCACATGATCGACGTGGAAACCGGCACGGTCATCGAATTCGTCGATCCCGAGCTTGAGGCCCTGCAACGCCAGATCGCCGAGCGGCTGGGCTATCGCCTGGTCGATCACCGCATGGAACTGTTCGGGGTGAAGCTGGTGCGCAACACGCCCGGCGGAGGATCGGGCGAAAGCTGA
- a CDS encoding NifU family protein, whose protein sequence is MFIETELTPNPAVLKFLPGREVMPAGTRDFVDEDEAQASPLAAALFSLGDVAGVFFGRDFISVTAGEGVSWSALKPQVVAMLLDHFVSGAPLFAESAGNGISVPVEDDEIGDDPGTEDIVVQIKELIETRVRPAVANDGGDIVYRGFREGVVYLSMQGACSGCPSSTATLKQGIESLLKHYVPEVTEVRAA, encoded by the coding sequence ATGTTCATCGAAACCGAATTGACGCCGAACCCCGCGGTTCTGAAGTTCCTGCCCGGTCGCGAGGTGATGCCCGCTGGCACGCGCGATTTCGTCGACGAGGATGAGGCGCAGGCATCGCCCCTCGCCGCGGCGCTGTTCTCGCTCGGCGATGTCGCGGGCGTGTTCTTCGGCCGCGACTTCATCTCGGTGACGGCCGGCGAAGGCGTCAGCTGGAGCGCGCTCAAGCCGCAGGTCGTGGCCATGCTGCTCGATCATTTCGTTTCGGGTGCCCCGCTGTTCGCCGAAAGTGCGGGCAACGGCATTTCCGTTCCGGTCGAAGATGACGAAATCGGCGATGATCCCGGCACCGAGGATATCGTCGTGCAGATCAAGGAACTGATCGAAACCCGCGTCCGCCCGGCCGTGGCCAACGACGGCGGCGATATCGTCTATCGCGGTTTCCGCGAGGGCGTGGTCTACCTGTCCATGCAGGGTGCCTGTTCCGGCTGCCCCAGCTCTACCGCCACGCTCAAGCAGGGCATCGAAAGCCTGCTCAAGCACTACGTCCCCGAAGTGACCGAAGTTCGCGCGGCATGA